GACAGGTGTCCACGGAACGTCCGCTCACCAAACGAATTCACAGCCGGCCTCGAGTGTGGGCTACAGCGACCACGTCAGAAACGGTCACTCAGACCGATAGCCCGCGGTGAAGTGTGATGGATGGAGCAACGTCGAAACGGACTGTGGAGGGGCGAAGTACACGTCGAAATCGTAGTAGCCATAGCTGGGAACGACGGCGGCTGCTGCCTGCTGTAGCGGCAGGTCGGTTGTAAACAGATTCACGTGAATGTTTTCCGCGCGTTCGAACAGTTGCATCGTGACGCCGATGAGTGAGTGATCTTCCGCAAACACTGCGGTCTTCCCGTGCGTGATCGCCGATTCCATGACGTGTCGTGCGTCCTGAACCGTAGCATCGACGGGTTCAGAGTCAGCAACCGGCGCAGCAATATCGATCCATCCGTCACGGATTGCCTGGTCGACGTAGTCGCTTCCGGACGGCTGCTGATCGGCGGTTGGATCACCTCCGAGTTCGGCATAAATCGGGCGCGGAAGTTGAATTTCGACGGTGTGCTCTGTGATGATCGTCTCCAGGTCGTCGTACGCAGCACTCGGTGGCTTGCCAATTCCGTGGAAAATACCGGTATCGAGGACGTTGACGACTCTCATTCAGTATCGGCCGACTCGTCCGGCGTCGCGTCGTGAACAGTTGCGGCAGCAGTTTCGTCAACATCGCCGCCGTGGATGTGATTCGACTCGGGAGTGAGCTCCAGAATGTCGAGAATTTCGCCGAGCATCTCGAAGGCTGCAGCACGAGAGATGTCGAGGCTGTCAGCGATCGCTCGGTGGGTCGTCGACCCGGTAGCGTACGCCCGAGCCAGCGGGAGAAACTCGGCGAGCGTCTCGATACCGTACTGATCGATGAACCGATCGACTTCCGGGTTCTCGTCGCGCTCGGCAAGAACACGGGCGAGTTCGGGTGTCACGGTGATCTGCTCGCCATCGATCTCGATGGTCAACTCGAAGTCACGTGTTTCGTACACCGTGCTCCCGTTTTCGCGCCCCGCCTCAGCGAGCAAGCCTGCTGCTTTGAGCAGTTCACAGTAGTCGTACGCTGCTGTTTTCCCAATGCTAACCTGCGGAAGGACAGCCGGAATCGTCGTCGGCCCGTTGCGAAGCACGGCGTAGAACTCCGCTAACTTTGGCTTTTGGAGGAGGTCGAGGACAGGACGCAGGTCCGTCACCTCAATCTCTGTCGTGTTTTGTTGTGTCGCCATCACACTCACTAGTTCGCACTCCGCGAACTAAAAACTACCTGCGCAACGAGAGGAGTGATGCGATTATCGGTCGAGTATTGGCACTACTCGAGTCCAGTCGATCGGCAGATCGGGAATAGCACAGTGTGACGCGAGCCTTTGGCTCACACCCCGACGGCAAACACCGCGCCAGCAGTGACGAGAGGTGCCCACGGAACGCTGATAGGTTCGACCGAGAGTGATGGGGTGATCGGCTGAATACGGAACTGAACCGAGGACTGTTGTAGCTGTCCCGCCAATCATCCCATATGCGGACGATCGATGTTCCCTCGGACGTCTACGATTCCATACCCGTCCCGGAAGACGAGCGGGAAGACGTACTCCGACGAGAGTTAGCTGTGTCACTGTATCGGGAGGGGATGCTCTCGTTCGGAACGGCGCGTGAGCTCGCCGACCTCTCTCGCAAGGAGTTCCACCAACTGCTCGGCGACCGAAACGTCGAGCGCCACTACACGACCGAGGAACTCGCAGACGATCTCGAGTATGGTCAACGGTGACGGCGGCGGTGACAGTGACCTCGTCGTCGCTGACACGTCTCCGAACTCACCCTTCATTGATCGACCGGCTTGACCTCGTCCGCAAGCACTCTCGCTCTCACCTTGTGGTCCGCTTTTAGCGACCAACCGTACTCGAGTGCACGGAACGTCGAGGACTGCACCTGCCGGAAGCGTGCTGGCCACGCGAGAACCCGAGCGGAACTCGTACGCTGCGGGAATCTGGTGGGCAGGTTCT
The DNA window shown above is from Natrialba magadii ATCC 43099 and carries:
- a CDS encoding DUF7437 domain-containing protein encodes the protein MATQQNTTEIEVTDLRPVLDLLQKPKLAEFYAVLRNGPTTIPAVLPQVSIGKTAAYDYCELLKAAGLLAEAGRENGSTVYETRDFELTIEIDGEQITVTPELARVLAERDENPEVDRFIDQYGIETLAEFLPLARAYATGSTTHRAIADSLDISRAAAFEMLGEILDILELTPESNHIHGGDVDETAAATVHDATPDESADTE
- a CDS encoding UPF0175 family protein, whose amino-acid sequence is MRTIDVPSDVYDSIPVPEDEREDVLRRELAVSLYREGMLSFGTARELADLSRKEFHQLLGDRNVERHYTTEELADDLEYGQR